In Streptomyces chartreusis NRRL 3882, the following are encoded in one genomic region:
- a CDS encoding endonuclease V: MTTVRIPEDWPATEEQARAVQDELRERVILDEPGPPPGTGRVTGVDVAYDDERDVVAAAAVVLDAATLDIVAEATAVGRVSFPYVPGLLAFRELPTVLAALDALPCPPGLVVCDGYGLAHPRRFGLAAHLGVLTGLPTIGVAKNPFTFTYDDPDAPRGSTSALLAGSEEVGRALRTRDGVKPVFVSVGHRVTLANACAHTLALTPEYRLPETTRRADALCRKALRETYSA, from the coding sequence ATGACGACCGTACGCATCCCCGAGGACTGGCCCGCCACCGAGGAACAGGCTCGCGCCGTCCAGGACGAACTGCGCGAGCGCGTGATCCTCGACGAACCGGGGCCGCCGCCCGGAACGGGCCGTGTGACGGGGGTCGACGTCGCCTACGACGACGAGCGCGATGTCGTCGCGGCGGCCGCGGTCGTCCTGGACGCGGCGACCCTCGACATCGTCGCCGAGGCCACGGCGGTGGGCCGGGTCTCCTTCCCCTACGTGCCCGGGCTGCTCGCCTTCCGGGAGCTCCCCACGGTCCTCGCCGCCCTCGACGCCCTGCCCTGCCCGCCCGGCCTGGTGGTCTGCGACGGCTACGGCCTCGCCCACCCCCGCCGCTTCGGCCTCGCCGCCCACCTCGGCGTCCTGACCGGCCTGCCCACGATCGGCGTCGCCAAGAACCCCTTCACCTTCACCTACGACGACCCGGACGCCCCACGCGGCAGTACCTCCGCGCTGCTCGCCGGCTCCGAGGAGGTCGGCCGCGCCCTGCGCACGCGCGACGGCGTCAAGCCGGTCTTCGTCTCCGTCGGCCACCGTGTGACCCTCGCGAACGCCTGCGCCCACACCCTCGCGCTGACCCCCGAGTACCGCCTCCCGGAGACCACGCGCCGGGCGGACGCGCT